A genomic region of Lasioglossum baleicum chromosome 16, iyLasBale1, whole genome shotgun sequence contains the following coding sequences:
- the LOC143217328 gene encoding transmembrane protein 181-like isoform X2, translated as MFSDLFSEFNKYIAPAYHHDRCERSVQMRLYSMHKREFVMVFIAFFACFILEVFIGLAGPPITSISEQKIHLNSSKMATGPFIVTTPPLSTYSQQLWVIAKLLTSINDDERYDKSFQISISIDGLTEDHKHVPVLSSETGQNRTRRLNCERQTCDELVVAHLGFLDYTYYIITVHFYGLENFHRRYNIRELTFYFKNYNPDFTEFEIWFRLMFLLTAFGIMCWFGHSLRKYPLHDWSIEQKWISILLPLLILYNNPLFPMTFLVNSWVPGMLDAILQTTFLCAVLMFWLCVYHGLRQNERRLITFYLPKVLVVGLLWFSALILATWLRCTELEDPTYNYVLDTSNYFGFKVFFFTIGGFYIAYLLLLILRAYSELRSMPYFDLRLRFLTLLAGVVFSLCGCVTAQQFGAGIFEDSFASRLTTYYRSSAQFMALYGLLNFYLYTMAYVYAPAYQEVYGQHSSITKDNPAFSMINDSDEDVIYGSDEEVAYGSDEDSRRPLTRPPRNPTNNNN; from the exons ATG TTTAGTGATCTTTTCAGTGAGTTTAACAAATATATCGCGCCAGCGTATCATCATGACCGATGCGAAAG ATCAGTACAAATGCGATTATATTCGATGCACAAGAGGGAGTTTGTCATGGTGTTTATCGCCTTCTTTGCCTGTTTTATATTAGAGGTGTTCATCGGACTTGCAG GACCTCCCATCACGTCGATCAGCGAACAGAAGATTCACTTGAATAGCAGCAAAATGGCCACCGGTCCTTTCATCGTGACAACACCTCCACTGTCGACGTACAGTCAACAGTTATGGGTGATCGCAAAGTTACTGACATCCATCAACGATG ACGAACGATACGACAAAAGTTTTCAAATCAGCATCTCGATAGACGGGCTAACGGAGGATCATAAACATGTGCCTGTGCTATCTTCGGAAACTGGACAGAATAG aACCAGGCGTTTGAATTGCGAAAGGCAAACGTGCGACGAGCTGGTGGTTGCCCATCTTGGATTCCTCGACTACACTTATTATATAATTACCGTTCATTTCTACGGGCTTGAGAATTTCCACCGGCGTTATAACATACGCGAGCTCACATTCTAC TTCAAGAACTACAACCCAGACTTTACAGAGTTTGAAATATGGTTTCGTCTAATGTTCTTGCTAACCGCGTTCGGAATTATG TGTTGGTTCGGCCATTCTCTCCGAAAGTATCCGTTACACGACTGGTCGATAGAACAGAAATGGATTTCCATACTCCTTCCGCTACTGATCTTATACAATA ATCCGTTGTTCCCTATGACGTTTTTGGTGAACTCCTGGGTGCCTGGTATGTTGGATGCAATTCTGCAGACGACATTTCTATGCGCTGTTCTAATGTTCTGGTTATGCGTTTACCACGGTCTGAGACAG AACGAGAGACGTCTTATCACGTTTTATTTACCCAAAGTTTTGGTGGTTGGTCTACTGTGGTTTTCGGCTTTGATACTGGCAACGTGGCTGCGCTGCACCGAATTGGAAGATCCCACGTATAATTACGTTCTCGATACGTCGAATTATTTC GGTTTCAAAGTGTTCTTCTTCACGATAGGAGGCTTTTACATTGCGTACCTGCTGCTCCTAATATTAAGAGCATATAGCGAATTACGCTCTATGCCTTACTTTG ATCTCCGTTTGCGTTTCCTAACGTTGCTCGCCGGAGTCGTTTTCTCGCTTTGCGGATGCGTGACGGCACAACAGTTTGGGGCTGGCATTTTCGAAGACAGTTTTGCCTCACGACTCACCACTTATTACCGGTCTTCTGCCCAATTTATGGCTTTGTACGGTCTCTTGAATTTTTATCTGTACACAATGGCGTACGTGTATGCGCCCGCCTACCAGGAAGTGTACGGCCAAC ATTCCTCGATAACGAAAGATAACCCAGCGTTTTCTATGATCAACGATTCTGACGAGGATGTGATTTACGGATCGGACGAGGAAGTTGCCTACGGATCGGATGAAGATAGTAGACGGCCTTTAACCCGGCCACCTCGAAATCCTACAAACAATAACAATTGA
- the LOC143217328 gene encoding transmembrane protein 181-like isoform X1 — protein MDKPGLGYSYHLPSAGWNLRVRNVLSQFSDLFSEFNKYIAPAYHHDRCERSVQMRLYSMHKREFVMVFIAFFACFILEVFIGLAGPPITSISEQKIHLNSSKMATGPFIVTTPPLSTYSQQLWVIAKLLTSINDDERYDKSFQISISIDGLTEDHKHVPVLSSETGQNRTRRLNCERQTCDELVVAHLGFLDYTYYIITVHFYGLENFHRRYNIRELTFYFKNYNPDFTEFEIWFRLMFLLTAFGIMCWFGHSLRKYPLHDWSIEQKWISILLPLLILYNNPLFPMTFLVNSWVPGMLDAILQTTFLCAVLMFWLCVYHGLRQNERRLITFYLPKVLVVGLLWFSALILATWLRCTELEDPTYNYVLDTSNYFGFKVFFFTIGGFYIAYLLLLILRAYSELRSMPYFDLRLRFLTLLAGVVFSLCGCVTAQQFGAGIFEDSFASRLTTYYRSSAQFMALYGLLNFYLYTMAYVYAPAYQEVYGQHSSITKDNPAFSMINDSDEDVIYGSDEEVAYGSDEDSRRPLTRPPRNPTNNNN, from the exons ATGGACAAACCTGGGTTAGGATACTCGTATCATCTTCCGTCCGCAGGCTGGAATCTCAGAGTTCGAAATGTTCTTTCCCAGTTTAGTGATCTTTTCAGTGAGTTTAACAAATATATCGCGCCAGCGTATCATCATGACCGATGCGAAAG ATCAGTACAAATGCGATTATATTCGATGCACAAGAGGGAGTTTGTCATGGTGTTTATCGCCTTCTTTGCCTGTTTTATATTAGAGGTGTTCATCGGACTTGCAG GACCTCCCATCACGTCGATCAGCGAACAGAAGATTCACTTGAATAGCAGCAAAATGGCCACCGGTCCTTTCATCGTGACAACACCTCCACTGTCGACGTACAGTCAACAGTTATGGGTGATCGCAAAGTTACTGACATCCATCAACGATG ACGAACGATACGACAAAAGTTTTCAAATCAGCATCTCGATAGACGGGCTAACGGAGGATCATAAACATGTGCCTGTGCTATCTTCGGAAACTGGACAGAATAG aACCAGGCGTTTGAATTGCGAAAGGCAAACGTGCGACGAGCTGGTGGTTGCCCATCTTGGATTCCTCGACTACACTTATTATATAATTACCGTTCATTTCTACGGGCTTGAGAATTTCCACCGGCGTTATAACATACGCGAGCTCACATTCTAC TTCAAGAACTACAACCCAGACTTTACAGAGTTTGAAATATGGTTTCGTCTAATGTTCTTGCTAACCGCGTTCGGAATTATG TGTTGGTTCGGCCATTCTCTCCGAAAGTATCCGTTACACGACTGGTCGATAGAACAGAAATGGATTTCCATACTCCTTCCGCTACTGATCTTATACAATA ATCCGTTGTTCCCTATGACGTTTTTGGTGAACTCCTGGGTGCCTGGTATGTTGGATGCAATTCTGCAGACGACATTTCTATGCGCTGTTCTAATGTTCTGGTTATGCGTTTACCACGGTCTGAGACAG AACGAGAGACGTCTTATCACGTTTTATTTACCCAAAGTTTTGGTGGTTGGTCTACTGTGGTTTTCGGCTTTGATACTGGCAACGTGGCTGCGCTGCACCGAATTGGAAGATCCCACGTATAATTACGTTCTCGATACGTCGAATTATTTC GGTTTCAAAGTGTTCTTCTTCACGATAGGAGGCTTTTACATTGCGTACCTGCTGCTCCTAATATTAAGAGCATATAGCGAATTACGCTCTATGCCTTACTTTG ATCTCCGTTTGCGTTTCCTAACGTTGCTCGCCGGAGTCGTTTTCTCGCTTTGCGGATGCGTGACGGCACAACAGTTTGGGGCTGGCATTTTCGAAGACAGTTTTGCCTCACGACTCACCACTTATTACCGGTCTTCTGCCCAATTTATGGCTTTGTACGGTCTCTTGAATTTTTATCTGTACACAATGGCGTACGTGTATGCGCCCGCCTACCAGGAAGTGTACGGCCAAC ATTCCTCGATAACGAAAGATAACCCAGCGTTTTCTATGATCAACGATTCTGACGAGGATGTGATTTACGGATCGGACGAGGAAGTTGCCTACGGATCGGATGAAGATAGTAGACGGCCTTTAACCCGGCCACCTCGAAATCCTACAAACAATAACAATTGA
- the Vps28 gene encoding vacuolar protein sorting 28, translated as MSIAQERPELYEEVKLYKNAREREKHDNQADLYAVVNTLQHLEKAYIRDCVTPKEYTAACSKLLVQYRAAFKQVQSDQFPTIDAFARAFRLDCPAALERIKEDRPITIKDDKGNTSKCIADIVSLFITLMDKLRLEIKAMDQLHPDLRDLMDTMNRLSILPSDFDGKEKVAEWLQTLNNMSASDELSDTQVRQLIFDLETSYNAFNKILHNS; from the exons ATGTCGATAGCTCAGGAACGACCCGAGCTGTACGAAGAGGTGAAGCTGTACAAGAATGCCAGAGAACGAGAGAAGCACGATAATCAAGCGGACTTGTATGCCGTTGTAAACACATTGCAACATCTGGAGAAGGCCTACATCAGGGACTGTGTCACGCCAAAGGAATACACGGCAGCTTGCAGCAAACTGTTGGTGCAATACAGAGCCGCTTTCAAACag GTGCAGAGCGACCAATTCCCCACCATAGACGCCTTCGCCAGAGCGTTCCGTTTGGATTGCCCGGCTGCTCTCGAAAGAATCAAAGAGGACAGACCCATCACGATAAAAGACGACAAAGGCAACACGTCGAAATGCATCGCTGACATCGTGTCCTTGTTCATAACGCTGATGGACAAACTGCGGCTGGAAATCAAAGCCATGGATCAGCTGCATCCCGACTTGAGAGATCTGATGGACACCATGAACCGATTGAGCATACTGCCGAGCGATTTCGACGGTAAAGAGAAGGTCGCGGAATGGCTGCAGACGCTGAACAACATGTCCGCGTCCGACGAACTATCCGACACGCAGGTCAGACAACTGATCTTCGACTTGGAAACCTCGTACAACGCTTTCAACAAAATTCTTCACAATTCCTAA